In Caldisericota bacterium, a genomic segment contains:
- the folK gene encoding 2-amino-4-hydroxy-6-hydroxymethyldihydropteridine diphosphokinase translates to MHRVFIAIGTNLGDRNRNIEFAIKKMETNQITVIKKSPAYSTMPYGYKNQPMFLNCVVEAQTALSVEVLLHTLQKIEKEMGRIKKIHWGPRIIDLDIIFFDSDIVNKPDLQIPHPDMHSRDFVLKPLKDIAPDFVHPILHKTVKELLEQLTS, encoded by the coding sequence ATGCATAGAGTATTCATCGCAATCGGCACAAATCTCGGGGATAGAAATAGAAATATCGAGTTTGCCATTAAAAAAATGGAAACAAACCAGATTACTGTCATCAAAAAATCTCCCGCATACTCAACTATGCCGTATGGTTATAAAAACCAACCGATGTTTCTAAACTGCGTTGTAGAAGCACAAACAGCTTTGTCGGTAGAAGTGTTATTGCACACACTTCAAAAAATAGAAAAAGAAATGGGGAGAATAAAAAAAATACATTGGGGCCCCAGAATTATCGATTTAGACATCATATTTTTCGACAGCGACATCGTAAACAAGCCAGATCTGCAAATACCGCACCCGGACATGCACAGCAGGGATTTTGTCTTAAAACCGCTGAAGGACATCGCTCCAGATTTCGTGCATCCCATTCTGCATAAAACAGTGAAAGAACTTTTAGAACAATTAACCAGCTAA
- the folP gene encoding dihydropteroate synthase: MIIRKIKKESLLEELKLIGVDERAFDILENKSNLIILKLHNINAKGANILKQEFISAEGDVAVHRDVASWKISSTDCLLIGTKRTYKIVLKKLAFEPFFGLNEIRELVQKTIASKQLPAYSIRNRTFDFEKEKFIMGILNITPDSFSDGGLYNSIEKALKHVQTMIQEGADIIDIGGESTRPGAEKITEEEEKKRTIPIIKEIRKNFPDIPISIDTYKASIAEEALKNGADIINDISGLQFDEKMQNIAREFDAPVIIMHIKGTPKNMQQNPQYEDIMKELLEYFDERINALTDFGIKKIIIDPGIGFGKRLEDNLKIIKNIEEFSIFNLPILLGVSRKSFIGNVLNKTVENRLYGSAAANAYVLLKGANIIRVHDITPHKDLIKMLKAIKNA, from the coding sequence ATGATTATAAGAAAAATAAAAAAAGAATCGCTTTTAGAAGAGCTTAAATTAATTGGAGTAGATGAAAGGGCTTTTGATATATTAGAAAATAAAAGCAACCTGATAATTCTAAAACTACACAACATTAATGCTAAAGGCGCAAATATTCTCAAGCAAGAATTTATCAGCGCAGAGGGAGACGTAGCAGTACATCGAGATGTTGCAAGCTGGAAAATATCCTCGACGGACTGTCTGCTGATAGGTACGAAGCGCACATACAAAATAGTTCTTAAAAAACTTGCATTTGAACCTTTCTTTGGTCTCAACGAAATAAGGGAATTAGTGCAGAAAACTATCGCATCCAAACAACTCCCTGCATACAGTATAAGGAACAGAACATTTGATTTTGAAAAAGAAAAATTCATTATGGGCATCCTGAATATCACTCCTGATTCCTTTTCCGATGGCGGCCTGTACAATAGCATCGAAAAAGCGTTAAAGCACGTACAAACAATGATCCAAGAAGGAGCAGATATCATAGACATAGGCGGCGAATCCACGCGTCCCGGTGCAGAAAAAATAACCGAAGAAGAAGAGAAGAAAAGGACAATACCAATAATAAAAGAAATCAGGAAAAATTTTCCGGACATACCCATCTCAATAGACACCTACAAAGCATCCATTGCAGAAGAAGCACTTAAAAACGGTGCAGATATCATTAATGACATCAGCGGGCTTCAATTTGACGAGAAAATGCAAAACATTGCAAGAGAGTTTGATGCACCGGTAATTATAATGCATATAAAAGGCACTCCCAAAAACATGCAGCAAAACCCGCAATATGAAGACATAATGAAAGAACTTTTAGAATACTTTGACGAAAGAATAAATGCATTAACAGACTTTGGCATCAAAAAAATCATCATTGACCCCGGCATTGGATTCGGGAAAAGATTAGAAGATAACTTGAAAATCATAAAAAATATAGAGGAATTTAGCATCTTTAACCTGCCTATCCTTCTCGGCGTCTCGCGAAAATCATTTATCGGAAACGTGCTTAACAAAACAGTAGAAAACAGGCTTTACGGCTCTGCCGCAGCAAATGCGTATGTACTGCTGAAAGGCGCAAACATCATAAGAGTTCACGACATTACACCGCATAAAGATCTAATCAAAATGCTCAAAGCAATAAAAAATGCATAG